One window of Halosolutus amylolyticus genomic DNA carries:
- the glmU gene encoding bifunctional sugar-1-phosphate nucleotidylyltransferase/acetyltransferase: MQAVVLAAGQGTRIRPLSESMPKPMLPVADRPLVAHTVDAAIDAGADEIVLVVGYEGETVRDYFGTEYRGVPVTYAEQHEQAGTADAVETASDRLDGPFAVLNGDNLYDPAAIERLFDACPAVCAVEVPDPSNYGVLSTADGTVTDIVEKPADPPTNLANAGAYAFPERAAEWLDVPASERGEHEITDVLATVVGRFAVTPITLDRWLDVGRPWELLEANEWKLADLDRRIDGEVSDAAHLEGNVVVESGATIEPGVLVEGPALIRSGASVGPNAYVRGATLIDRNASVGNGVEVKNSVLSPGAAVNHLSYVGDSVLGRDVNFGAGTTVANLRHDDGDVRFTVKGDRVSTDRRKFGVVAGDGVKTGINTSLTPGLKLSTGATTHPGEVVDRDR, from the coding sequence ATGCAAGCCGTCGTTCTCGCAGCCGGTCAGGGAACCCGGATTCGACCGCTCTCCGAATCGATGCCGAAACCGATGTTGCCCGTCGCGGACAGGCCGCTCGTGGCCCACACGGTCGACGCAGCGATCGACGCCGGGGCGGACGAGATCGTCCTGGTCGTCGGCTACGAGGGGGAGACGGTCCGGGACTACTTCGGGACGGAGTACCGCGGCGTCCCGGTCACCTACGCCGAACAGCACGAGCAGGCCGGCACGGCCGACGCAGTCGAAACCGCGAGCGATCGCCTCGACGGCCCGTTCGCGGTCCTGAACGGGGACAACCTCTACGATCCGGCCGCGATCGAACGGCTGTTCGACGCCTGTCCGGCAGTCTGTGCCGTCGAAGTGCCGGACCCCAGCAACTACGGCGTCCTCAGCACTGCCGACGGCACCGTCACGGACATCGTCGAGAAACCGGCGGATCCCCCGACGAACCTCGCGAACGCCGGGGCGTACGCGTTCCCGGAACGGGCGGCCGAGTGGCTCGACGTGCCCGCGAGCGAACGGGGCGAACACGAGATCACGGACGTCCTCGCGACCGTCGTCGGCCGGTTCGCCGTCACGCCGATCACCCTCGATCGGTGGCTCGACGTCGGTCGACCGTGGGAACTGCTGGAGGCCAACGAGTGGAAACTCGCCGACCTGGACCGACGAATCGACGGCGAGGTGAGCGACGCGGCCCACCTGGAGGGGAACGTGGTGGTCGAGTCCGGAGCCACGATCGAACCGGGCGTCCTCGTCGAGGGTCCGGCCCTGATCAGATCGGGCGCGTCCGTCGGGCCGAACGCCTACGTTCGGGGCGCGACGCTGATCGATCGGAACGCGTCGGTCGGCAACGGCGTCGAGGTGAAAAACAGCGTCCTCTCCCCGGGAGCCGCCGTCAACCACCTCTCGTACGTGGGTGACAGCGTCCTCGGACGGGACGTGAACTTCGGTGCGGGGACGACCGTCGCGAACCTCCGACACGACGACGGGGACGTCCGGTTTACCGTCAAAGGCGACCGCGTCTCGACGGACCGACGGAAGTTCGGGGTCGTCGCGGGCGACGGCGTCAAGACCGGGATCAACACCAGCCTCACGCCCGGTCTGAAACTCTCGACCGGCGCGACGACCCATCCCGGCGAAGTCGTCGACCGCGATCGCTGA
- a CDS encoding DUF7563 family protein, which produces MSTEPTDAKWTPMTSGQQTSAPRCVNCGHQVTRQFARVFGDNRDVVHACPECATYREMKTSDFIPKERR; this is translated from the coding sequence ATGTCGACTGAACCAACCGACGCCAAGTGGACGCCGATGACGTCCGGTCAGCAAACGAGCGCCCCCCGCTGTGTCAACTGTGGTCACCAGGTCACCCGTCAGTTCGCCCGCGTGTTCGGAGACAACCGCGACGTGGTCCACGCCTGTCCCGAGTGTGCGACCTACCGCGAGATGAAGACCTCCGACTTCATCCCGAAAGAACGTCGCTAG
- a CDS encoding MarR family transcriptional regulator, protein MSTSEHESDLEGDTPAPSIGELPPSSKLVYKVLEYEGQLTQDEIARESRLCARTVRYALGKLEGADLVASRVCLNDARKSTYWIEE, encoded by the coding sequence ATGAGCACGTCCGAACACGAGTCCGACCTCGAGGGAGACACACCGGCCCCCTCGATCGGCGAACTTCCACCCAGTTCGAAACTCGTCTACAAGGTCCTCGAGTACGAGGGACAGCTGACACAGGACGAGATCGCACGGGAGTCACGACTGTGCGCCCGGACGGTTCGCTACGCGCTCGGGAAACTCGAGGGGGCGGACCTCGTCGCCAGTCGGGTCTGTCTGAACGACGCCCGGAAGTCCACGTACTGGATCGAGGAGTGA
- a CDS encoding lipid II:glycine glycyltransferase FemX, whose amino-acid sequence MSVEVTVLDPRDDAEAWNRYVERSDGTNPFCRAEALRLQAEDTGTTPHLLAGFKGHEPVGLFPVFEYSKGPVTGAFSPAPRSWSCYLGPSVLNVATLKRRTADRRIRGFIDGCLEWIDDEIAPLYTRIVAAEFDDVRPFVWNEYDVEPEYTYVVDLEGSAADLLDRFSSDARSNVRNADEDAYTIQEGTADDVERIVEQVRRRYENQGRSFHLGTGFARSMYETLPDGAIRPYVCRVDGDFLGGILVVESDRTRYRWQGGVKPDADVDLAVNDLLDWHVMRDGLRSGIERYDLVGAGVPSINRYKAKFNPRLETNYTITAGSFGVDLVIDTYRKRQ is encoded by the coding sequence ATGAGTGTCGAGGTGACAGTCCTCGATCCGCGGGACGACGCGGAGGCGTGGAACCGGTACGTGGAGCGATCGGACGGGACGAACCCGTTCTGTCGGGCCGAGGCGCTCCGGTTGCAGGCCGAGGACACCGGGACGACGCCGCACCTCCTGGCCGGGTTCAAGGGCCACGAGCCAGTCGGGCTCTTTCCGGTCTTCGAGTACTCGAAGGGACCGGTCACCGGGGCGTTCTCCCCCGCACCGCGGTCGTGGTCGTGCTACCTGGGTCCGTCGGTCCTCAACGTCGCCACACTCAAACGGCGGACGGCCGATCGGCGGATCCGGGGGTTCATCGACGGCTGTCTCGAGTGGATCGACGACGAGATCGCGCCGCTGTACACCAGGATCGTGGCCGCCGAGTTCGACGACGTGCGCCCGTTCGTCTGGAACGAGTACGACGTCGAACCGGAGTACACCTACGTCGTCGACCTCGAGGGCTCCGCGGCGGACCTGCTCGATCGGTTCAGCAGCGACGCCCGGAGTAACGTCCGCAACGCAGACGAAGACGCCTACACGATTCAGGAGGGCACCGCCGACGACGTCGAGCGGATCGTCGAACAGGTCCGGCGGCGCTACGAGAACCAGGGCCGATCGTTCCATCTGGGAACCGGGTTCGCCCGGTCGATGTACGAGACCCTTCCCGACGGCGCGATCCGACCGTACGTCTGTCGCGTCGACGGCGATTTTCTGGGCGGCATCCTCGTCGTCGAATCCGATCGAACGCGCTACCGGTGGCAAGGCGGCGTCAAGCCGGACGCGGACGTCGACCTGGCCGTCAACGACCTGCTGGACTGGCACGTCATGCGCGACGGGCTCCGATCGGGGATCGAACGGTACGACCTCGTCGGGGCCGGCGTCCCGAGCATCAACCGGTACAAGGCGAAGTTCAACCCGCGACTCGAGACGAACTACACCATCACGGCCGGGTCGTTCGGAGTCGACCTCGTGATCGATACGTATCGCAAACGTCAGTGA
- a CDS encoding alkaline phosphatase family protein, whose amino-acid sequence MERATDDDGVRLLVIGLDAGCRPVLEPLFESGVMPTVRRLFDGGTSGPLESGIPPWTASAWPSLYTGKNPGKHGVYDFLSFDGYDWDVVNSTYVRERTIWELLSDHGRTSVVVNLPVTHPAREFDGALIPGLTAPEEPVCHPEGILADVEQACGEYRIYPQSGPEPDRSVEGYERTIAGRGAAFRYLCDRFDPEFGFLQFQLTDSVFHERPGDRRAIEAVYAAVDRQIAETMAEIDPENVLVVSDHGMGKVEGHEFRVNEFLREQGYVSARSGGEGMPNWTTAWENDLLKGEDASDRDPGPLQRAMNAAATVGLTTQRVAAALDLVGLKEPIGSRVPNDAIRAASEQVDFRHSRAYVRSKSELGVRINLEGREPNGQVHREEYDRVRDELVEELSAVETPDGEPMFETVAPRETVFDGPHVEAAPDIVTVPTAFDNAIAADLGTGTFGEPMEPWNHKLTGVIAAVGPAFDESASLTDASIFDVAPTICSVFDVPVDAAMDGRPLPIVDGSAIREYRAYDGDAIAATDDATVEDRLSDLGYL is encoded by the coding sequence ATGGAACGTGCGACGGACGACGACGGCGTTCGGCTCCTCGTGATCGGGCTGGACGCCGGCTGTCGACCGGTCCTCGAGCCGCTGTTCGAGTCGGGGGTGATGCCGACCGTCAGGCGACTGTTCGACGGGGGAACGAGCGGCCCGCTCGAATCGGGGATTCCGCCGTGGACGGCGAGCGCGTGGCCGTCGCTGTACACGGGGAAGAACCCCGGGAAACACGGTGTTTACGACTTTCTCTCGTTCGACGGCTACGACTGGGACGTCGTCAATTCGACCTACGTCAGGGAACGGACGATCTGGGAACTGCTGAGCGATCACGGACGGACGAGCGTCGTCGTCAACCTCCCGGTCACCCACCCAGCGCGCGAGTTCGACGGCGCACTGATTCCCGGACTGACGGCACCCGAGGAGCCGGTCTGTCACCCCGAGGGCATCCTCGCGGACGTCGAGCAAGCCTGCGGCGAGTACCGGATCTACCCCCAGAGCGGCCCGGAACCCGATCGATCGGTCGAGGGATACGAGCGAACGATCGCGGGTCGGGGAGCGGCGTTCAGGTACCTCTGCGACCGGTTCGATCCCGAGTTCGGTTTCCTCCAGTTCCAGCTCACGGATTCGGTCTTCCACGAACGCCCCGGCGACAGGCGGGCGATCGAAGCGGTCTACGCCGCGGTCGATCGACAGATCGCCGAGACGATGGCGGAGATCGATCCCGAAAACGTCCTCGTCGTCAGCGATCACGGCATGGGGAAAGTCGAGGGCCACGAGTTCCGGGTCAACGAGTTCCTCCGCGAACAGGGGTACGTCAGCGCCCGGAGCGGCGGCGAGGGCATGCCCAACTGGACGACAGCCTGGGAGAACGACCTCCTGAAGGGCGAGGACGCGAGCGACCGCGATCCGGGGCCCCTCCAGCGAGCGATGAACGCCGCCGCGACGGTCGGACTCACGACACAGCGGGTCGCCGCCGCACTGGACCTGGTCGGCCTGAAGGAACCGATCGGCAGTCGCGTTCCGAACGACGCGATCAGGGCTGCGAGCGAACAGGTCGACTTCCGTCACTCGCGCGCGTACGTCCGATCGAAAAGTGAACTCGGCGTTCGGATCAACCTCGAGGGTCGAGAACCGAACGGGCAGGTCCACCGGGAAGAGTACGACCGGGTTCGAGACGAACTCGTCGAGGAGTTGTCGGCCGTCGAGACGCCCGACGGCGAGCCGATGTTCGAAACCGTCGCGCCGAGAGAGACCGTCTTCGATGGGCCCCACGTCGAGGCCGCCCCGGACATCGTGACGGTGCCGACGGCGTTCGACAACGCGATCGCCGCCGACCTCGGAACGGGAACGTTCGGCGAACCGATGGAGCCGTGGAATCACAAGCTGACCGGCGTGATCGCCGCCGTCGGACCGGCGTTTGACGAGTCCGCCTCGCTCACCGACGCGTCGATCTTCGACGTCGCGCCGACGATCTGTTCGGTCTTCGACGTCCCCGTCGACGCCGCGATGGACGGCCGCCCGTTACCGATCGTCGACGGGAGCGCGATACGGGAGTACCGGGCCTACGACGGGGACGCGATCGCGGCTACGGACGACGCAACCGTCGAGGACCGGCTGTCGGATCTCGGGTACCTGTAA
- a CDS encoding DegT/DnrJ/EryC1/StrS family aminotransferase gives MIRNSPPLFEGATIDRSPAGIEGMLDRHAREATFYGSGKVALRDGLAALVESGDTVLVPAYLPDAVVEPLHDLGLVSRYYAVEETLAPDLADLESRIDHRTAAVVSVNYFGFPMPGLGEFRALVEEYDCYHVDDNAHGPISVDDGTLLGTRGHLGVTSLWKLLPIPDGAVLYCNDDDVAEVYTPSHCAGVRDRLTAADVRYVLTSLVSEVLDRDGRFREVIDAIVPDRVRPSVPGPRERYEAGKAPMSKLSACVIADADLQAIRRARRENYRAWHRVLDPYDDVDPLYESLPPGICPQVYPVRASDPGRFRETLDRCGVSNPKTWPRLSPPVVGDPQYETAQRLAREVVVLPVHQGLDPTTIEAVGKRLPES, from the coding sequence ATGATCCGCAACTCGCCGCCCCTGTTCGAGGGGGCCACGATCGATCGGTCGCCGGCCGGCATCGAGGGGATGCTCGACCGGCACGCACGCGAGGCCACGTTCTACGGATCCGGCAAGGTCGCGCTCCGGGACGGCCTCGCCGCGCTCGTCGAGTCGGGGGACACCGTCCTCGTTCCGGCCTACCTTCCGGACGCGGTCGTCGAACCGCTCCACGATCTCGGCCTCGTGTCGCGGTACTACGCCGTCGAGGAGACTCTCGCACCGGACCTTGCGGATCTCGAGTCCAGGATCGACCACCGGACGGCCGCTGTCGTGTCGGTCAACTACTTCGGGTTTCCCATGCCGGGGCTCGGGGAGTTCAGGGCGCTCGTCGAGGAGTACGACTGCTACCACGTCGACGACAACGCGCACGGCCCGATAAGCGTCGACGATGGGACCCTCCTCGGGACGCGGGGCCACCTCGGCGTCACGAGTCTGTGGAAGCTGTTGCCGATCCCCGACGGCGCGGTGCTCTACTGCAACGACGACGACGTCGCCGAGGTCTACACGCCCTCCCACTGTGCCGGCGTTCGCGATCGGCTGACCGCGGCCGACGTCCGGTACGTCCTCACGTCGCTCGTCTCGGAGGTGCTCGATCGCGACGGTCGATTTCGGGAGGTGATCGACGCGATCGTCCCCGACCGGGTTCGGCCGTCCGTTCCCGGCCCGCGGGAGCGATACGAAGCGGGCAAAGCCCCCATGTCGAAGCTCTCGGCGTGCGTGATCGCCGACGCGGATCTGCAGGCCATCCGCCGCGCCCGCCGTGAGAACTATCGTGCGTGGCATCGGGTCCTCGATCCGTACGACGACGTCGACCCCCTGTACGAGTCGCTCCCACCGGGAATCTGTCCACAGGTGTATCCCGTCAGGGCGTCGGATCCCGGACGATTCCGGGAGACACTCGATCGCTGTGGCGTCTCGAACCCGAAGACGTGGCCGCGTCTCTCGCCCCCAGTCGTGGGGGATCCCCAGTACGAGACCGCACAGCGACTGGCCCGGGAGGTCGTCGTCCTCCCGGTTCACCAGGGCCTCGACCCGACGACGATCGAGGCGGTGGGGAAGCGCCTCCCCGAATCGTGA
- a CDS encoding ATP-binding protein has protein sequence MSEQREIHVGESADGTDLHLPVVEILTGRGFVTGKSGSGKSNTASVLAEELLDAGFPLLIVDTDGEYYGLKEEYEMLHAGADEECDIQIGPEHAEQMASLALEENVPVILDVSGYLDEEVADELLRKIARQLFVKEKKLKKPFLLIVEEVHEYIPEGGGVGETGKLLIKISKRGRKHGLGILGISQRPADVKKDFITQANWLVWHRLTWDNDTKVVGRIIDTEYSEVVSDLNDGQAFVQTDWTELDVRKVQFRRKRTFDAGATPGLDDFERPELKSVSDALVGDLQDISERKEREENRIVELENELEKKEKRIETLEDELESARDVSSAAKQMADALTRPETVQTHLPNTDEDRRRLHEELAELEAERDDLAAERDALEDELADRADRIDDLEAEVDRLRAENDRLRNRLEDARSDAGGDSERDTAEDGIVQAAGDDHEFGYTSEAELGPDGEILVADAGSDGPDEFGLTWLDERITRACENSQCSEPTAREVVTELARSGSLQSEAVARTVGRSPVAVQSLLSELRTESVLDRPAERTYTLSETTRSKLRAAIAGD, from the coding sequence GTGAGCGAGCAGCGGGAGATTCACGTCGGCGAGAGCGCCGACGGCACCGACCTGCACCTGCCCGTCGTCGAGATCCTGACCGGTCGCGGGTTCGTCACCGGGAAATCGGGGTCGGGAAAGTCGAACACGGCCTCCGTCCTGGCCGAGGAGTTGCTCGACGCGGGCTTTCCCCTGCTGATCGTCGACACCGACGGCGAGTACTACGGGCTCAAGGAGGAGTACGAGATGCTCCACGCTGGAGCCGACGAGGAGTGTGACATCCAGATCGGGCCGGAACACGCCGAACAGATGGCCAGCCTCGCGCTCGAGGAGAACGTCCCGGTCATCCTCGACGTCTCCGGCTACCTCGACGAGGAGGTGGCCGACGAACTCCTCCGGAAGATCGCCCGCCAGCTGTTCGTCAAGGAGAAGAAGCTGAAGAAGCCGTTCCTGCTGATCGTCGAGGAGGTCCACGAGTACATCCCGGAAGGGGGTGGCGTCGGCGAAACGGGCAAACTCCTGATCAAGATCAGCAAGCGCGGCCGGAAACACGGCCTCGGAATCCTGGGGATCAGCCAGCGGCCGGCGGACGTCAAGAAGGACTTCATCACGCAAGCGAACTGGCTCGTCTGGCACCGGCTGACCTGGGACAACGACACGAAAGTCGTCGGCCGAATCATCGACACCGAGTACTCGGAGGTCGTCTCGGACCTGAACGACGGTCAGGCGTTCGTCCAGACCGACTGGACCGAACTCGACGTCCGGAAGGTGCAGTTCCGCCGCAAGCGAACCTTCGACGCCGGGGCGACGCCGGGGCTCGACGACTTCGAACGGCCCGAACTGAAGTCCGTCTCCGACGCCCTCGTCGGCGACCTCCAGGACATCTCGGAGCGCAAGGAGCGGGAGGAAAACCGGATCGTCGAACTGGAGAACGAACTCGAGAAGAAAGAAAAACGCATCGAGACCCTCGAGGACGAACTCGAATCCGCGCGGGACGTCTCGAGTGCGGCCAAGCAGATGGCCGACGCGCTGACCCGGCCCGAAACCGTCCAGACCCACCTCCCGAACACCGACGAGGATCGGCGGCGACTCCACGAGGAACTGGCCGAACTCGAGGCGGAGCGCGACGACCTGGCGGCCGAGCGGGACGCACTCGAAGACGAACTCGCCGATCGGGCCGACCGGATCGACGACCTCGAAGCGGAGGTCGATCGACTGCGCGCCGAGAACGATCGGCTCCGGAACCGACTCGAGGACGCGAGGAGTGACGCCGGCGGCGACTCCGAACGCGATACGGCCGAGGACGGGATCGTCCAGGCTGCCGGCGACGATCACGAGTTCGGTTACACGAGCGAGGCGGAACTGGGGCCGGACGGTGAGATCCTCGTCGCCGACGCCGGATCGGACGGTCCCGACGAATTCGGGCTGACGTGGCTCGACGAGCGGATCACGCGCGCGTGCGAGAATTCGCAGTGTTCGGAACCGACCGCACGAGAGGTCGTGACCGAACTCGCCCGATCGGGATCGCTCCAGTCGGAAGCGGTCGCACGGACCGTCGGGCGGTCGCCGGTCGCCGTCCAGAGTCTCCTCTCGGAACTGCGTACCGAGTCCGTCCTCGACCGGCCCGCAGAACGAACGTACACGCTGAGCGAGACGACCCGATCGAAACTGCGGGCGGCGATCGCCGGGGACTGA
- a CDS encoding ParA family protein yields the protein MTDPRAVSVALQKGGVGKTTLAINLAERLANRSNDVLLVDLDQQGNATEGVGLSDAYTGEVHIGDVLEDGSDVTLGDVVRSTDAFDVLPAHEDLDSVENSIRSATFGELWIRNEIVDPVLGDTYDYVVVDSPPNLGPLADASLISTQNVIVPLRMSEPSVSGFERMYTQQIGPIRKEIDLDILAIVPNSLSGDNEEKRIIGDLEASQFGEYLPEFGRSAHFDDPDSPGPGLRERIAFRRAWREGVPLAEYDPDSDMLERLDELAAIVERGGVDDA from the coding sequence GTGACAGACCCACGCGCCGTCAGCGTCGCCCTGCAGAAGGGCGGCGTTGGCAAGACGACCCTCGCGATCAACCTCGCGGAACGGCTCGCCAACCGATCGAACGACGTGTTGTTGGTCGATCTCGACCAGCAGGGCAACGCCACGGAGGGCGTCGGCCTGAGCGACGCCTACACGGGCGAGGTCCACATCGGCGACGTCCTCGAGGACGGCTCCGACGTGACCCTCGGGGACGTGGTCCGATCGACGGACGCGTTCGACGTTCTGCCGGCCCACGAGGACTTAGATAGCGTCGAGAACAGCATCCGGAGCGCGACCTTCGGCGAACTCTGGATCAGAAACGAGATCGTCGACCCGGTGCTCGGCGACACCTACGACTACGTGGTCGTCGACTCTCCGCCGAACCTGGGACCGCTCGCGGACGCCTCGCTGATCTCGACCCAGAACGTCATCGTCCCGCTGCGGATGAGCGAACCCAGCGTGAGCGGCTTCGAACGGATGTACACCCAGCAGATCGGCCCGATCCGCAAGGAGATCGACCTCGACATCCTCGCGATCGTCCCGAACTCGCTGTCGGGCGACAACGAGGAAAAGCGGATCATCGGCGACCTCGAAGCGTCGCAGTTCGGGGAGTATCTCCCCGAGTTCGGTCGATCGGCTCACTTCGACGATCCGGATTCGCCTGGCCCGGGCCTGCGCGAACGGATCGCGTTCCGCCGGGCGTGGCGCGAGGGCGTCCCGCTCGCGGAGTACGATCCGGACAGCGACATGCTCGAACGACTCGACGAACTGGCCGCGATCGTCGAGCGTGGAGGTGTCGACGATGCCTGA
- a CDS encoding DEAD/DEAH box helicase — MTDDRSSPADPDESPDSEQSASREASSEETEASDATDRLSIADFHDASQEVGRPVLTAAAVSRALDLTHEAASEALENLADGGDLQRLSVGTDPVVWYPSELEDLTDRERVVVFPKRREIVVDRPAQFTRAQLSQFAHLADANGDDGYRYVVRPEDVWGTPHDSFDALRRTMRQAIGERSDALEDWVQSQWDRAHQFRLTTHEEGYTVLKARSAEIMGNVARQKLDEEHVHAPISDTEDWVREGAEAAIKRILYEAGYPVQDHRDLESGEALPIDLEVRLRDYQRTWVDRFAEAGEGVFVGPPGSGKTVAAMGAMAHVEGETLVLVPSRDLARQWAETIADFTSLEPHQIGQYHGGRKEVRPVTIATYQIAGMDRHRSLFDDREWGLVIFDECQHVPSDVYRRSTHLQSRHRLGLSASPIREDDRQQEIFTLVGPPIGTDWEALFEAGFVAEPELEIRYVPWGDEEQANAYASAEGREKYRIAARNRGKVDEVRYLLSAHPDSKALVFVDYLEQGRDIAAALDVPFLSGETPHHERRRLLDEFRRTERDLLVVSRVGDEGIDLPTADLAIVASGLGGSRRQGTQRAGRTMRPAGGALVYVLATRGTREEDFARRQLQHLGRKGITVREETVDRDGDREDR, encoded by the coding sequence GTGACTGACGACCGGTCCTCGCCAGCCGATCCCGACGAATCGCCCGACAGCGAGCAGTCAGCGAGCAGGGAAGCGTCATCCGAGGAGACCGAGGCCAGCGACGCGACCGATCGGCTCTCGATCGCGGACTTTCACGACGCCTCCCAGGAGGTCGGCCGACCGGTACTGACCGCGGCCGCCGTCTCCCGCGCGCTCGATCTCACCCACGAGGCGGCCAGCGAGGCGCTCGAGAACCTCGCCGACGGCGGCGACCTCCAGCGGCTCTCGGTCGGGACCGATCCCGTCGTCTGGTACCCCAGCGAACTGGAGGACCTGACCGATCGGGAGCGCGTGGTCGTGTTCCCGAAGCGCCGCGAGATCGTCGTCGATCGACCCGCCCAGTTTACGCGCGCGCAACTCTCCCAGTTCGCCCACCTCGCGGACGCCAACGGCGACGACGGCTACCGCTACGTCGTCAGGCCCGAGGACGTCTGGGGGACGCCCCACGACAGCTTCGACGCCCTCCGTCGAACGATGCGGCAGGCGATCGGAGAGCGATCGGACGCGCTCGAGGACTGGGTCCAGAGCCAGTGGGACCGGGCCCACCAGTTCCGACTGACGACCCACGAGGAGGGCTACACCGTCCTCAAGGCCAGGAGTGCCGAGATCATGGGGAACGTCGCCCGCCAGAAACTCGACGAGGAGCACGTCCACGCGCCGATCTCCGACACGGAGGACTGGGTTCGCGAGGGAGCGGAAGCCGCGATCAAGCGGATCCTCTACGAGGCGGGCTACCCGGTCCAGGACCACCGGGACCTGGAGTCCGGCGAGGCGCTCCCGATCGACCTCGAGGTTCGGCTCCGGGACTACCAGCGGACGTGGGTCGATCGGTTCGCCGAGGCGGGCGAGGGCGTCTTCGTCGGCCCGCCGGGCAGCGGCAAGACCGTCGCGGCCATGGGCGCGATGGCCCACGTCGAGGGCGAGACGCTCGTGCTCGTGCCGAGTCGGGACCTGGCCCGACAGTGGGCCGAGACGATCGCCGACTTCACCTCGCTCGAACCCCACCAGATCGGCCAGTACCACGGCGGCCGGAAGGAGGTCCGCCCCGTGACGATCGCGACCTACCAGATCGCGGGGATGGATCGACACCGATCGCTGTTCGACGACCGCGAGTGGGGCCTCGTGATCTTCGACGAGTGCCAGCACGTCCCCTCGGACGTCTACCGGCGGAGCACCCACCTCCAGTCGCGGCACCGACTCGGCCTCTCCGCGAGTCCGATCCGGGAGGACGATCGCCAGCAGGAGATCTTCACCCTCGTCGGCCCGCCGATCGGCACCGACTGGGAGGCGCTGTTCGAGGCCGGCTTCGTCGCCGAACCGGAACTCGAGATCCGGTACGTCCCGTGGGGCGACGAGGAACAGGCCAACGCCTACGCGTCGGCGGAGGGCCGCGAAAAGTACCGGATCGCCGCCCGGAACCGGGGCAAGGTCGACGAAGTGAGATACCTGCTGTCGGCCCACCCCGACTCGAAGGCGCTCGTCTTCGTCGACTACCTCGAACAGGGCCGGGACATCGCGGCCGCCCTCGACGTCCCTTTCCTCAGCGGGGAGACGCCACACCACGAGCGGCGACGCTTGCTCGACGAGTTCCGCCGGACCGAACGCGACCTGCTCGTCGTCTCGCGGGTCGGCGACGAGGGGATCGACCTGCCGACCGCCGACCTGGCGATCGTCGCCTCCGGACTCGGCGGGTCGCGCCGACAGGGCACCCAGCGCGCCGGCCGAACGATGCGCCCCGCCGGCGGCGCGCTCGTGTACGTCCTCGCGACGCGTGGCACCCGCGAGGAGGACTTCGCACGCCGCCAGCTCCAGCATCTCGGGCGCAAGGGGATCACGGTCCGCGAAGAAACCGTAGACCGCGACGGCGATCGCGAGGACCGCTAG